From the Sinorhizobium garamanticum genome, one window contains:
- the galE gene encoding UDP-glucose 4-epimerase GalE: MRFSRLPVQNNNILVVGGAGYIGSHTCLQLAAKGYQPIVYDNLSNGHEEFVQWGVLEKGDIRDRKRLDDVLARYRPRAILHFAAMIEVGESVKDPAAFYDNNVIGTLTLLSAALAAGIDAFVFSSTCATYGLPDRVPMDETHKQAPINPYGRTKWVCEQALKDYDLYKGLRSVILRYFNAAGADFEGRIGEWHEPETHAIPLAIDAALGRRESFSVFGTDYDTRDGTCVRDYIHVLDLADAHMRAVDYLLDGGNSVELNLGTGTGTTVKELLSAIAKVAKRPFNIRYTERREGDSTTLVANNDKARAVLGWEPQYDLAAITESAWNWHSRRNQGA; this comes from the coding sequence ATGAGATTCTCGAGGTTGCCTGTGCAGAACAACAACATTCTTGTCGTCGGCGGCGCCGGTTATATCGGCTCCCATACCTGTCTCCAGCTGGCCGCCAAGGGCTACCAGCCGATCGTCTACGACAACCTCTCGAACGGCCATGAAGAATTCGTCCAATGGGGCGTTCTCGAAAAAGGGGACATCCGCGACCGCAAGCGTCTCGATGACGTTCTCGCCCGGTATCGGCCGCGCGCCATCCTGCATTTTGCGGCGATGATCGAGGTCGGCGAGTCGGTGAAGGATCCGGCGGCATTTTACGACAACAATGTCATCGGCACGCTCACCTTGCTGTCGGCGGCGCTGGCGGCCGGGATCGACGCCTTCGTGTTCTCGTCCACCTGCGCCACCTACGGGCTGCCCGATCGCGTGCCGATGGACGAAACCCACAAACAGGCGCCGATCAACCCCTATGGCCGCACGAAATGGGTCTGCGAGCAGGCGCTGAAGGACTACGACCTGTACAAGGGCCTGCGCTCCGTGATCCTGCGTTATTTCAACGCCGCCGGTGCCGACTTTGAAGGACGGATCGGCGAGTGGCACGAGCCGGAAACCCACGCGATCCCGCTTGCGATCGACGCGGCCCTTGGCCGGCGGGAAAGTTTCAGCGTGTTCGGCACCGACTACGATACCCGCGACGGCACCTGCGTGCGCGACTACATCCACGTCCTCGACCTTGCGGATGCGCATATGCGGGCGGTCGACTACCTGCTCGACGGTGGCAACAGCGTCGAGCTCAATCTCGGTACCGGCACCGGCACGACGGTCAAGGAGCTGCTGAGCGCAATCGCAAAGGTTGCGAAGCGGCCGTTCAATATCCGCTATACCGAGCGGCGCGAAGGCGACTCGACCACGCTGGTCGCCAACAACGACAAGGCACGCGCGGTGCTCGGCTGGGAGCCGCAATACGACCTTGCGGCGATCACAGAATCCGCCTGGAATTGGCACTCACGCAGAAATCAGGGCGCCTGA
- a CDS encoding sugar transferase, with the protein MKSATRSASSPFFIAKETGVFRPIGGISKRSFDIAAASLALIFFSPLFLLIMALVKLSDGGSVFYGHRRIGHNGQAFKCLKFRTMMQNGDGVLQDYFKENPDAYEEWRTTRKLQDDPRVTAVGAVLRKLSLDELPQLLNILRGEMSVVGPRPVVEDELELYDSAAVYYLRSRPGLTGLWQISGRNDVSYAARVAFDTQYVQNWSLLADLAIVVKTIPAVCFSRGSY; encoded by the coding sequence ATGAAGTCCGCGACTCGCTCGGCCAGTTCGCCGTTTTTCATCGCAAAAGAGACCGGGGTATTCCGGCCGATCGGCGGCATATCAAAACGAAGTTTTGACATTGCCGCTGCGTCCTTGGCTCTCATCTTCTTCAGCCCGCTCTTCCTGCTCATCATGGCGCTCGTGAAGCTCTCTGATGGCGGGAGTGTTTTCTATGGACACCGTCGCATCGGTCACAACGGTCAGGCCTTCAAGTGCCTGAAATTCCGGACGATGATGCAGAACGGCGATGGTGTGCTGCAAGACTATTTCAAGGAGAATCCTGACGCCTACGAAGAGTGGCGTACGACCCGCAAGCTGCAGGACGACCCGCGGGTAACCGCTGTGGGTGCCGTGTTGCGCAAGCTTAGCCTCGACGAGCTGCCGCAGCTCCTCAACATTCTCCGCGGCGAGATGAGCGTGGTCGGTCCGCGCCCGGTCGTAGAGGACGAGCTCGAGCTTTATGATTCGGCTGCCGTCTACTACCTGCGTTCCCGGCCTGGTCTGACCGGCCTTTGGCAGATCAGCGGCCGTAACGACGTATCCTACGCGGCCAGAGTGGCCTTCGACACGCAATACGTCCAGAACTGGTCGCTCCTTGCCGACCTTGCCATCGTCGTCAAGACGATCCCTGCCGTCTGCTTCTCCCGCGGCAGCTATTGA
- a CDS encoding glycosyltransferase family 2 protein has protein sequence MTAAAPTNVCIIIAAKNAADTIAKAIASALAEPEAAEVIVIDDGSTDDTPRTARAADDGTGRLNVVRFEENRGPAAARNHAIAISRSPVLGILDADDFFFPGRLRQLLSEDGWDFIADNIAFIDASEAETAHRKVVRFTPSPRVLDLVGFVEGNISRRGVRRGEIGFLKPLMRRSFLDNHRLRYKEDLRLGEDYDLYARALAKGARYKIIHSCGYAAVVRGNSLSGSHRTADLRRLYEADRAILNEGPLSADAATAIRRHERHIRDRYELRHFLDLKNQAGFMSAIGYGLTNPGALPAIVGGILADKTERFRPRQSSAPVALGGSGAIRYLLDSPMIEPGE, from the coding sequence ATGACCGCAGCCGCGCCGACGAATGTCTGCATTATCATCGCCGCAAAGAACGCCGCCGACACAATCGCCAAGGCGATCGCCTCCGCTCTGGCCGAACCCGAAGCCGCGGAAGTCATCGTCATAGACGACGGTTCGACCGATGACACGCCCCGGACGGCACGCGCCGCCGACGACGGAACCGGTCGGTTGAACGTCGTGCGCTTCGAAGAAAACCGCGGCCCCGCCGCCGCCCGCAATCACGCCATCGCGATCTCGCGATCCCCCGTCCTTGGCATCTTGGATGCGGACGACTTCTTTTTTCCGGGTCGGCTTCGCCAGCTTCTTTCAGAAGATGGCTGGGACTTCATCGCGGACAATATCGCGTTCATCGACGCCAGCGAGGCCGAGACCGCCCACCGCAAGGTCGTCCGCTTCACGCCTAGTCCACGCGTGCTCGATCTAGTCGGTTTCGTCGAAGGCAATATCTCCAGGCGCGGCGTTCGCCGCGGCGAGATCGGCTTCCTTAAGCCGCTGATGCGGCGCTCGTTCCTCGATAACCATCGGCTCCGCTACAAGGAAGACCTGCGCCTCGGTGAAGACTATGACCTCTATGCCAGAGCGCTCGCCAAGGGTGCACGCTACAAGATCATCCACAGCTGCGGCTATGCCGCCGTCGTCCGGGGCAATTCGTTGAGCGGCAGCCATCGCACGGCAGACCTGAGGCGGCTCTACGAAGCGGATCGGGCGATCCTTAACGAAGGCCCATTGAGCGCCGATGCCGCCACCGCCATTCGGCGCCATGAGCGCCACATCCGGGACCGCTATGAACTGCGGCATTTCCTCGATCTCAAGAACCAGGCAGGCTTCATGAGCGCGATAGGTTATGGGCTTACAAATCCCGGTGCGCTTCCGGCGATCGTCGGCGGGATCCTTGCCGACAAGACCGAACGTTTCCGGCCCCGCCAATCCTCTGCGCCGGTCGCGCTCGGAGGCTCGGGTGCCATCCGCTATCTGCTTGACTCGCCTATGATCGAGCCGGGAGAATAG
- a CDS encoding exopolysaccharide production repressor protein — MFAPRVFVSMIGALMAFAIATYVLNGSLVSTALQTLICAVLMQVGYFVAVVFLVWKEARERRNLSPSKVPVDSVSNDNSGKVSISRLNRPGHSNP; from the coding sequence ATGTTCGCACCCCGCGTCTTCGTTAGCATGATCGGCGCATTGATGGCCTTTGCCATCGCAACCTACGTACTGAACGGCTCGCTGGTCTCAACCGCATTACAGACATTGATCTGCGCCGTGCTCATGCAGGTCGGATATTTCGTCGCTGTCGTTTTCCTGGTCTGGAAGGAGGCGCGCGAAAGGCGGAATTTATCTCCCAGCAAGGTGCCGGTCGATTCGGTGTCCAACGACAACTCGGGCAAGGTTTCCATCAGCCGTCTGAACCGCCCGGGCCACTCCAATCCCTAA
- a CDS encoding polysaccharide biosynthesis/export family protein, producing the protein MQPIKISGTFGVSKKLSCFARVVLIAVIAASGATAAQADEYRLGAMDKLRVRVAEWQTAQGAVRDWSAVSGEYTIGASGNLSLPFVGDLPASGKTTTEVAAEIGIQMQKLFGLRDRPSASVEMAQYRPVYLTGEVETPGEYPYVPNMTVLKAVSLSGGLRRAESGGRFVRDYITASGESAVQVAERNRLLIRRARLQAEIGKRNKIELPSELKNAEGIEKLLANETALMESRDKRQERQLDALADLKSLLQSEIESLGKKSETQARQLELVMEDREKVDSLAEKGLALSQRKLALEQRVADVQSSLLDIDTNSLKAKQDYNKATQDETNLRNDWDEQLAQELQNTEAELDTLTLKAGTSRDLMAEALLQSAEAAQLEEQNSEANITYSIIREEDGKPTEIAADENTEVLPGDVIKVSAALAMR; encoded by the coding sequence ATGCAACCTATCAAAATTTCGGGGACGTTCGGCGTCTCCAAAAAGCTTTCCTGTTTCGCCCGCGTCGTGCTGATCGCGGTCATCGCCGCTTCAGGAGCGACCGCGGCACAAGCCGACGAATATCGGCTTGGCGCTATGGACAAGCTGCGTGTGCGCGTTGCCGAGTGGCAGACGGCCCAGGGCGCGGTGCGCGACTGGTCGGCCGTCAGCGGCGAATACACGATCGGCGCGTCGGGTAATCTATCGCTGCCTTTTGTCGGCGACCTGCCTGCCTCAGGCAAGACGACGACGGAAGTCGCGGCCGAGATCGGCATCCAGATGCAGAAGCTTTTTGGTCTGCGCGACCGGCCTTCGGCGTCCGTCGAAATGGCGCAGTACCGTCCCGTCTACCTTACCGGCGAGGTGGAGACCCCGGGCGAGTATCCCTATGTGCCGAACATGACCGTGCTCAAGGCCGTCAGCCTCAGCGGCGGGTTGCGCCGCGCCGAAAGCGGCGGGCGTTTTGTCCGCGACTACATCACCGCGAGCGGCGAATCTGCCGTGCAGGTCGCGGAGCGCAACAGGCTGCTCATCCGCCGCGCCCGGCTCCAGGCTGAGATCGGCAAGCGCAACAAGATCGAATTGCCCAGCGAACTCAAGAACGCTGAGGGGATTGAAAAGCTGCTCGCCAACGAGACGGCTTTGATGGAGTCGCGTGACAAGCGCCAGGAGCGACAACTGGACGCTCTTGCCGATCTTAAATCGCTTCTTCAAAGCGAGATCGAGTCGCTTGGGAAAAAATCAGAGACGCAGGCTCGCCAGCTTGAACTCGTCATGGAAGATCGCGAGAAGGTCGACAGCCTCGCCGAAAAGGGACTGGCTTTGAGCCAGCGCAAACTCGCGCTCGAACAAAGGGTTGCGGATGTCCAGTCGTCGCTGCTCGACATCGACACCAATTCGCTCAAGGCAAAGCAGGATTACAACAAGGCGACGCAGGACGAGACCAATCTCCGCAACGATTGGGACGAGCAACTCGCCCAGGAACTGCAAAACACCGAGGCTGAACTCGACACGCTCACGCTGAAGGCCGGCACCAGTCGCGACCTGATGGCCGAGGCACTGCTGCAATCGGCCGAAGCGGCACAATTGGAAGAACAAAATTCCGAGGCGAACATCACCTATTCGATCATCCGTGAAGAAGATGGCAAGCCCACGGAGATCGCGGCGGACGAGAACACCGAGGTGCTGCCCGGAGACGTCATCAAGGTAAGCGCTGCGCTGGCGATGCGGTGA
- a CDS encoding acyltransferase family protein has translation MKTIHGIQYLRAAAALAVVIFHAAEKTGHHFAIGAAGVDVFFVISGFIMWVISDRRHVTPAQFMVDRIRRIVPIYWLATMVMVAGGIAGLFPNMVLSVRHALASLFFLPMRSPSNGEIWPVLVQGWTLNFEMLFYAVFAVSLLLPRNWRLPSIAGLFSLLIVAGLVTSFDHPLMLTYTRPVILEFVAGMVVGEFWLKGRVPPLAVGVALIACSFGGFAFVGLLRLPFDEFTIGPLAVMLVVGVLSIEARGYIRSLPLPNLLGNASYSIYIWHTFAISVVAKAASMVGIDAWIAMAISVLSGTAIGVAGYAMLERPLLYRKRMHPAAQSLAG, from the coding sequence ATGAAAACGATCCACGGGATCCAATACCTGCGCGCTGCGGCAGCGCTGGCGGTGGTGATATTCCATGCCGCAGAAAAGACTGGCCATCATTTCGCGATCGGCGCGGCCGGCGTTGACGTCTTCTTCGTCATCAGCGGCTTCATCATGTGGGTGATCAGCGATCGCCGGCACGTCACGCCGGCGCAGTTCATGGTCGACCGCATCCGCCGCATCGTGCCCATCTATTGGCTGGCGACCATGGTCATGGTCGCCGGAGGGATCGCGGGGCTCTTCCCGAACATGGTTCTATCCGTTAGGCATGCGCTCGCTTCGCTGTTCTTCCTGCCAATGCGCTCTCCGAGCAACGGCGAGATATGGCCAGTCCTGGTGCAGGGCTGGACGCTCAATTTCGAGATGCTATTTTACGCTGTGTTCGCGGTCTCGCTGTTGCTGCCGCGAAACTGGCGCCTGCCTTCGATCGCCGGTCTGTTCTCTCTACTGATCGTGGCCGGATTGGTGACCAGCTTCGACCATCCTTTGATGCTGACTTATACACGTCCGGTCATACTTGAATTCGTGGCAGGCATGGTGGTCGGCGAGTTTTGGCTGAAGGGCAGGGTGCCGCCGCTGGCGGTCGGCGTAGCGCTGATCGCTTGCTCGTTCGGCGGTTTCGCATTTGTCGGCCTTCTCCGCCTGCCGTTCGACGAATTCACAATTGGTCCGCTTGCGGTGATGCTCGTCGTCGGCGTCCTCTCGATCGAGGCGCGCGGATATATCCGTTCGCTACCGTTGCCGAACCTTCTCGGCAATGCTTCCTACTCGATCTACATCTGGCACACTTTCGCAATTTCCGTCGTCGCCAAGGCCGCTTCGATGGTCGGGATCGATGCCTGGATAGCGATGGCTATTTCGGTGCTTTCCGGCACGGCGATCGGCGTTGCCGGCTATGCGATGCTGGAGCGTCCGTTGCTTTATCGGAAGCGCATGCACCCGGCGGCCCAAAGCCTGGCTGGCTAG
- a CDS encoding thermonuclease family protein: MTANSAQADEPIIGDAAVIDGDTIEIAGERIQFSDVDAPESWQVCSDEKGLDYRCGDEAASALNAFLAASRPTRCEPVRRDRYGRFVGTCFRADGKDVNRWLVETGNAVDREEHSKGVYADAQATARSAGAGIWRSQFGQSCPAPPGRVNRKPTCLKAASENR; the protein is encoded by the coding sequence ATGACGGCGAACAGTGCGCAAGCGGACGAGCCGATCATTGGTGACGCGGCGGTAATCGATGGCGATACCATTGAAATCGCTGGCGAGCGGATCCAGTTCAGCGACGTCGACGCACCGGAAAGCTGGCAGGTCTGCTCGGATGAGAAAGGCCTGGACTACCGATGCGGCGACGAGGCGGCTTCCGCTTTGAACGCGTTTCTGGCGGCTTCCCGTCCTACGCGCTGCGAACCCGTCAGGCGCGATCGTTATGGCCGCTTTGTCGGCACCTGCTTTCGCGCCGACGGCAAAGACGTGAACCGCTGGCTGGTGGAGACCGGTAATGCAGTCGACCGGGAAGAGCACAGCAAGGGCGTCTATGCTGACGCGCAGGCGACCGCCCGTTCGGCCGGCGCCGGCATTTGGCGCAGTCAGTTCGGCCAGTCATGTCCGGCACCGCCCGGGCGCGTGAACCGAAAGCCGACGTGTTTGAAGGCAGCAAGCGAAAATCGATGA
- a CDS encoding glycoside hydrolase family 16 protein, whose protein sequence is MISDCYARLRYLTLVTLPLAGLAGTAAAQPGANGASFMDDFDGLNTGFWFVSDGWNNGAHQNCTWSKKQVKINNGILELTFEHRKEGERNFACGEIQTRKRFGYGTYEARIKTADGSGLNSAFFTYIGPADKKPHDEIDFEVLGKNPAKVQVNQYVSAKGGNEYLADVPGGANQGFNDYAFVWEKERIRYYVNGELVHEVTDPAKIPSNAQKIFFSLWGTDTLSDWMGTFSYKEPTTLQVDRVAFTAPGDECQFAESVACRMD, encoded by the coding sequence ATGATATCCGACTGTTATGCGCGCCTGCGCTACCTCACACTTGTCACGCTCCCGCTCGCCGGCCTCGCTGGAACGGCGGCCGCCCAGCCGGGCGCCAATGGCGCGTCCTTCATGGACGATTTCGACGGTTTGAATACCGGCTTCTGGTTTGTCTCGGACGGATGGAACAATGGCGCCCACCAGAACTGCACCTGGTCCAAGAAGCAGGTGAAGATAAACAACGGCATTCTGGAACTTACCTTCGAGCATCGAAAGGAGGGCGAACGCAATTTCGCCTGCGGTGAAATTCAGACCCGCAAGCGCTTTGGCTACGGCACCTATGAGGCGCGGATCAAGACAGCGGACGGGTCCGGGCTGAACTCAGCCTTCTTCACGTATATCGGTCCAGCCGACAAGAAGCCGCACGACGAGATCGATTTCGAAGTGCTCGGCAAGAATCCGGCGAAGGTCCAGGTCAATCAATATGTCTCGGCCAAGGGCGGCAACGAATATCTCGCGGATGTTCCCGGCGGGGCCAACCAGGGCTTCAACGACTACGCCTTTGTCTGGGAGAAGGAACGGATCCGCTATTACGTCAACGGTGAGTTGGTCCATGAGGTCACGGATCCGGCGAAGATCCCGTCAAACGCGCAGAAGATCTTCTTCAGCCTTTGGGGAACGGATACCCTCAGCGACTGGATGGGCACATTTTCCTACAAGGAGCCGACGACGCTTCAGGTCGATCGCGTCGCCTTCACGGCTCCTGGCGACGAGTGCCAGTTCGCCGAGTCAGTCGCCTGCCGCATGGATTGA
- a CDS encoding O-antigen ligase family protein, with product MRISKASLVSPGTNQLYGTLAVALSLFVFAYSPRFGQVSILLYYALWLPLVLVDYRKVLGNYGKYLWIVAFTVFACLSFFWSAAPGMTMRTGVQYLSHVVCALIAMRTIDIPTLTRGGIAGVALVLLYSLVFGVYHYDPLDGTFSFVGAFSSKNQLGFYASLGIYFAFVAVFTLGERGVWMAAAGVSGLISAYSLLASQSATSVLTTVAIIGLSLGMRVISTLRPSNRKGLFLAAAMFSVVAAVAIAYSGGIDVVLGAFGKNSTLTGRTYLWQQGIEAAMESPIFGGGYQAYWIQGFSEAERLWEEFYITARSGFHFHNTYIEAIVETGAIGLLLLTMVLVTTVFGHLKRLLSEERDPDSMVLFGIAILLLIRSFVEVDILNPYHVGSFLLYFSAGKLTIKRTRPTMNWLWPEDGRSTAYRVRFSA from the coding sequence ATGCGGATTTCGAAGGCGAGCCTCGTCAGTCCCGGGACGAATCAGCTTTACGGCACGCTGGCCGTGGCGCTGTCGTTGTTCGTCTTCGCCTATTCGCCGCGTTTCGGACAGGTCTCGATCCTGCTCTATTACGCTTTATGGTTGCCTCTGGTCCTCGTCGACTACCGCAAGGTGCTAGGCAACTACGGCAAGTATCTCTGGATCGTCGCCTTCACTGTCTTTGCCTGTCTTTCGTTCTTCTGGTCGGCGGCGCCCGGGATGACGATGCGCACAGGAGTGCAGTATCTCAGCCACGTCGTCTGTGCGCTGATCGCCATGCGGACGATCGACATCCCGACCCTGACGCGCGGAGGGATCGCCGGCGTCGCCCTTGTCCTTCTCTATTCGCTGGTTTTCGGCGTGTATCACTATGATCCGCTGGACGGTACGTTCAGTTTTGTCGGCGCCTTCTCATCGAAGAACCAACTGGGCTTCTACGCGTCGTTAGGCATCTATTTCGCCTTCGTTGCCGTTTTCACCCTTGGCGAGCGCGGCGTCTGGATGGCGGCGGCGGGTGTCTCCGGGTTGATCTCTGCCTACTCGCTGCTGGCCTCGCAGTCGGCGACCTCGGTCCTGACGACTGTAGCAATCATCGGTCTTTCCCTCGGAATGCGGGTGATATCCACCCTGCGGCCGTCAAACCGCAAGGGCCTTTTCCTCGCTGCGGCAATGTTCAGCGTCGTCGCAGCCGTTGCGATCGCCTATAGCGGCGGCATCGATGTGGTACTTGGCGCCTTCGGCAAGAATTCGACCCTCACCGGCCGCACCTATCTCTGGCAGCAGGGCATAGAGGCGGCAATGGAGTCGCCGATCTTCGGGGGCGGCTACCAGGCCTACTGGATCCAGGGATTTTCGGAGGCGGAGCGGCTTTGGGAAGAATTTTACATCACCGCACGCTCCGGCTTCCATTTTCATAATACCTATATCGAGGCAATCGTGGAAACGGGGGCGATCGGCCTCCTGCTGCTGACCATGGTATTGGTCACGACGGTTTTCGGCCACCTGAAGCGATTGCTTTCGGAAGAACGCGATCCGGATTCGATGGTGCTCTTCGGCATAGCAATACTGCTTCTCATCCGATCTTTCGTCGAGGTCGACATTCTTAACCCGTATCACGTCGGGTCGTTCTTGCTGTATTTCTCGGCGGGCAAGCTGACGATCAAGCGCACGCGACCGACCATGAACTGGCTATGGCCGGAAGACGGGCGTTCCACAGCCTACAGAGTTCGTTTCAGCGCATAA
- a CDS encoding ABC transporter ATP-binding protein, whose translation MTFTRFVARDRAFRSVFRFCWAHWKRQPARLLAILGAVLLSTLADVLTPLYSGRLVDAVVSGAPTDEIAWNAAVAAFLMLMALSLGAIVLRHVTFMVIVSLTLKMMSDIASAAFHHIQRFSSDWHANSFAGSTVRKVTRGMWALDLLNDTVLVALFPSVIMLVGSTALMAWYWPMMGVIIGVGSIAFIAITVALSLGYVAPMASLANRWDTRLGGALADAISCNIVVKGFGAENREDQRLAKVLGKWQNRTRRTWTRGTVNGTAQGAMLLMLRAAVIGFALVLWARGQASAGDITFVLTSFFILQGYLREVGMHIRNLQRSVNDMEELVDIHAQPLGIEDRAGAKPIRITDGKIEFKDVTFHYGAHRAPLYDRFSVSIRAGERVGLVGHSGSGKTTFVKLVQRLHDLKAGEIRIDGQDIADVTQASLRQQIAIVQQEPILFHRSLAENIAYGRPGATQREVEEAARLASAHDFIAALPKGYGTLVGERGVKLSGGERQRVAIARAFLADAPILILDEATSSLDSESEVLIQQAMERLMMGRTTLVIAHRLSTVRALDRLLVFNRGRIAEEGDHGTLIRLKGGIYRGLFERQALELTKGLVLNDG comes from the coding sequence ATGACATTTACTCGTTTTGTGGCGCGCGACCGCGCGTTCCGTAGTGTCTTCCGCTTTTGTTGGGCTCATTGGAAGAGGCAGCCGGCGCGGCTCTTGGCGATCCTCGGAGCCGTGCTTCTTTCCACGCTTGCCGACGTGTTGACGCCGCTTTATTCCGGCAGGCTCGTAGACGCCGTCGTCTCCGGCGCGCCGACCGATGAGATTGCCTGGAACGCGGCAGTCGCGGCCTTCCTGATGCTGATGGCGCTGTCGCTCGGCGCGATCGTGCTTAGGCACGTGACATTCATGGTCATCGTCAGCCTGACGCTGAAGATGATGTCCGATATCGCCTCGGCCGCCTTCCATCACATCCAACGGTTTTCCAGTGACTGGCACGCCAACAGCTTCGCCGGCTCGACCGTGCGCAAGGTGACGCGCGGAATGTGGGCGCTGGATCTCTTGAACGACACGGTGCTGGTGGCGTTGTTCCCGTCGGTGATCATGCTGGTGGGCTCGACGGCGCTGATGGCCTGGTACTGGCCGATGATGGGCGTGATCATCGGGGTCGGGTCGATCGCCTTCATTGCAATAACAGTCGCCCTGTCGCTCGGCTATGTGGCGCCGATGGCAAGCCTAGCCAACCGCTGGGATACAAGGCTCGGCGGCGCACTGGCCGACGCCATCAGCTGCAATATCGTCGTCAAGGGTTTCGGCGCCGAAAATCGCGAAGATCAACGCCTCGCCAAGGTTCTCGGCAAGTGGCAGAACCGGACCCGCCGCACCTGGACCCGCGGAACAGTCAACGGCACGGCCCAAGGCGCAATGCTGCTCATGCTGCGCGCCGCGGTGATCGGTTTTGCTTTGGTGCTATGGGCGAGGGGGCAGGCGAGCGCCGGCGATATTACCTTCGTGCTGACATCCTTCTTCATCCTGCAAGGATATCTGCGCGAAGTGGGTATGCACATCCGCAACCTGCAGCGGTCGGTCAACGACATGGAAGAGCTTGTCGACATCCATGCCCAGCCGCTCGGTATCGAAGACCGGGCCGGTGCCAAGCCGATACGCATCACCGACGGCAAGATCGAGTTCAAGGACGTGACCTTCCACTACGGCGCGCACCGGGCACCGCTCTATGACCGCTTCTCGGTGTCCATCCGTGCTGGCGAACGGGTCGGCCTCGTCGGGCATTCCGGTTCGGGCAAGACGACCTTCGTCAAGCTGGTCCAGCGCCTCCACGACCTGAAGGCGGGCGAGATCAGGATCGATGGGCAGGACATCGCCGACGTGACGCAGGCGTCGCTCCGTCAGCAGATTGCCATCGTGCAGCAAGAGCCGATCCTGTTCCATCGTTCGCTTGCGGAGAACATCGCCTATGGGCGCCCCGGAGCGACCCAGCGCGAGGTCGAGGAGGCGGCAAGGCTTGCGAGCGCACATGATTTCATTGCGGCTCTCCCGAAAGGCTACGGCACGCTGGTCGGCGAGCGCGGCGTCAAGCTTTCGGGTGGCGAGCGTCAGCGCGTCGCCATCGCTCGGGCATTCCTTGCGGACGCGCCGATCCTGATCCTCGACGAAGCGACATCGAGCCTCGACTCCGAATCCGAGGTGCTGATCCAGCAGGCGATGGAGCGGCTGATGATGGGGCGCACGACGCTGGTAATCGCGCATCGGCTGTCAACGGTACGTGCGCTCGACCGGTTGCTGGTCTTCAACCGCGGTCGTATCGCCGAAGAGGGCGATCATGGCACGCTCATTCGTCTGAAGGGCGGCATTTACCGTGGCCTCTTCGAGCGGCAGGCGTTGGAGCTCACCAAGGGCCTTGTCCTCAACGACGGCTGA
- a CDS encoding NAD-dependent epimerase/dehydratase family protein — MPKAVIVGGTGQIGLATARRLVGEAWEVTVVSRHPTALPDNCHHIEADARDAEKLCTVVGSDTDLLMSCVAFDAADAECLAQAGRAAGRILAISSASVYRDDEGRTLDEASGLGFPAFSVPLTEKSPTVAPGPETYSTRKVAMESALLSRAACPVTILRPCAIHGPESKHAREWWLVKRLLDGRAAIPLAYRGRSQFQTTSVAAIADAVGRAAAGNLPAIANVSDADSPTVAEIGRAIMDVMDVRAELVGLPDAPAYPPKLGATPWSIPQPMIVTGAASAEATYAQSVEPAVRWLVQHVGNDNWRERLPQLAGYPVDHFDYQADERALRLPGAASLAA, encoded by the coding sequence ATGCCCAAAGCCGTGATTGTTGGAGGGACCGGACAGATCGGCCTCGCAACGGCCCGTCGCCTGGTTGGTGAAGCGTGGGAGGTGACGGTCGTAAGCCGCCACCCCACAGCTCTGCCGGATAACTGTCACCACATTGAAGCCGATGCACGCGACGCTGAGAAATTGTGCACCGTGGTGGGCTCGGATACCGATCTGCTGATGTCCTGCGTGGCCTTCGATGCGGCCGATGCAGAATGTCTTGCTCAGGCGGGACGCGCGGCGGGACGCATTTTGGCGATCTCAAGCGCGAGCGTTTATCGCGATGATGAAGGGCGAACGCTGGATGAGGCGTCCGGCCTCGGATTTCCTGCTTTCTCCGTGCCGTTGACCGAGAAGAGTCCGACGGTCGCACCCGGGCCTGAGACCTACTCGACGCGAAAGGTCGCGATGGAAAGCGCGCTTCTGAGCCGCGCGGCGTGCCCGGTGACGATTCTGCGTCCCTGCGCCATCCACGGACCCGAAAGCAAACATGCCCGGGAGTGGTGGTTGGTGAAAAGGCTGCTCGACGGGAGGGCTGCGATCCCCTTGGCCTATAGGGGACGAAGCCAATTCCAGACCACATCCGTCGCGGCGATCGCCGACGCGGTAGGTCGAGCGGCGGCGGGAAACTTGCCGGCGATTGCTAACGTCTCTGACGCGGATAGCCCTACTGTCGCTGAGATCGGCCGCGCGATCATGGACGTCATGGATGTGCGGGCGGAGCTCGTCGGCTTGCCTGATGCGCCCGCTTATCCGCCGAAGCTTGGTGCAACCCCATGGTCGATCCCTCAGCCCATGATAGTCACGGGTGCGGCGAGCGCCGAAGCCACCTATGCACAATCGGTCGAACCTGCCGTCAGATGGCTCGTCCAGCATGTTGGAAACGACAATTGGCGAGAGCGCTTGCCGCAGCTTGCAGGATACCCCGTCGATCATTTCGACTACCAAGCCGACGAGCGCGCGTTGCGGTTGCCGGGGGCCGCATCGCTGGCTGCCTGA